The genomic window CTCTGACATACAGTTACGTATTTCTTTATCTATATTACGTGCGCTGGATTCCAAAATGATATTCCTACGTGAAACACGAACCATTTTCCTGTTGAATTGAAATCGAGTCTAGCTTGAAATCAATCAGGGTCGGTTGGTTCAATTATCAGATCGAAAGACTGAAACTAACCATTCATGAGTGGCAATTGAAGAACTAATCACATCCAAAACCAAATAAAAATTAACCCAAGAATGTGAAAAGTCGATTCTTCaaattttccaacatgttaaattcATCTGTGTTATTTACATTTTTGCACATTTTCTCGAGATTCATGACCCATTTACCAGACATAACCATCACAAAATCAAGAGAAGATAAACAAAACGTTCAACATGAAGAAACAAAGGACGATCAAACATTTTATTCTAGCCATCTCGTGAGCTATTTCATGCATGAATCAGCAATCCTAAGATCAGTATATAATGCTCGAGTAATGTAAGATGTTATCAGATCATCGCCGGTAAAAAATGTTAAATTACCTCATTCACAACTACATAGTTCTTGGCTAGTGAAAAATATTGAGGCTATCACTTAGCTTGTGAAAGTTCTTGGCCACGTTTTGCAGCAGCCACGACAGCATTCATAATTGTTGCACGGAATCCCCCTTTCTCTAACTCATGAATGCCAGCGATTGTTGTTCCACCTGGTGATGCCACATCATCTTTCAGCTGACCTGGATGCTTTCCACTCTTTGTAACCATCGCTGCTGCTCCAAGTACCTGTAGAATCAAGCAACATAGAATTTTTTACCCAAAAAATTAACTAGAATCAAATTTTGCCAACTTCATTAGTTGAATTTAATCACAATGTGTTATTGAAGATACAATTGAATGCGAACGTGCATTCGATAACATTGAAAATACTATGCTAAAAATAAATAACTATAACTTGGTACATTTCAGAAATGACTTACGGTTTGAGAGGCGAGACCTAATGCTAGGTCTCGAGGTAATCCTGCTGCCACTCCTCCATCAGCCAAGGCTTCGATTGCGAGGAATATATAAGCAGGCCCACTTCCACTGATGATGAAAAAGGCAAATCTTGGTAATTGAAATTCATATACTGTAGTTTGGCAAGTCATTGGTAattaaaattcatgaaaattcatgTATTTCTACAAATACGGTCCAAACCAAAGCTGGCAGACAAAAAGTCACTATTTTAACGCAGCTACGAACCTCACACCAGTGACAGCATCAAACAACTTATCATTAGCTTTCCAAATCTTGCCGATTGATCCAAATAATTTAGCAATTAGCTCTCCATCCTCTTCTGTTGCAGCGCTGCCCAAGCTCATAACTACAAGAATGCAACTAGTTTAGAGAAATGTATTATTTTCATGCAATTCCTACAATGTTGGGATGCTAATATGTCATGGTTTTTCTACACTGACGAAGCAAAACATAGGAATCATCCGAAAAAGAAACAAAGATATCATTTTCTTGGCAATTCAATATCGGCATGATAAAATCAAATCCTTGGTCACCATCCGTCATTTGAATGATGGTGATCATATGAAGCAGAATATATTTTAGCCATTTGCATCAAGTTCTGCATCATAGTCTTCAAAGTAGACTCTCCAACAACAGTACCATGCATCACTTCAACAACTAGTATCAGAATTTTCTTTCACGGTTCAGAGATGATAGAAAATTGGAGAAAAAAAGACAGAAACTTGAAGGAAGACACGGATGGCCATTAGGGTTAACTGAGGTTCATGGAAGTTGGCAGAAGATAGAAAATTAGAATAGTGAGTGATAAAACAAGAGCAAAGAGAAGGTAAAAAGTTAAAATCCATCTTGCATTGTTTTTCTAGATGGAAAGCCGAAACTTCTATCAAATTTAAAGAAACATAATGACAGGTTGCAAGGTACTGAGATCAGTACAGATTAAAGGTTAATGCATTCAAAAAGAGGGAGATATTACCTGAAGCTGCCTTACCAACAGCAGCAGGTGTATTTGGCATCACCCTGATAAATCGGCCATGACCTGCCCATTCCTGAATGGGACGAAAGTAGTTAATAAAACAATTTAGTCAACTAACTAACATCTCCagaaagagagaaaagagaaaTGAAACATAAAACAATACCTTTGAAACTTCTTTTACTTTTGATAAAATAAACTATGAATAATGGCAGAGAATAGCAGTTTTAAGTAGAACAGACAAAAAAAGTACACAAACACTTGTGTTGCTACCTACGTAACAGAATTTAATGAAAGTTCAAAGGGTTTTTCCTGGTCTTTTCTTGTTGTTATCCAGTTATTGTCTTTATCTTCCTAAGAGCTTTTCATATAATTTTCCCACGACAATTTCAGCTTAGTGTGTCGGCCAAGAATTTTGCGGCAAAACTGTTAGTAATTATTTAAAGCTTCTACCATACAACAGATGCCACACAACCCGGTATCCTTAgttcaaacaaacaaacaaacaaaccatAAGATGCAGGAAAGTACCATGCCCAACTACATAAATCCTAAGTAACTACATTGTTAACTGTCAAAGGTTACAAAACCAACAATGAATTAAAAAGTCAGAAAACAAACCTCCAAATCCTTCAACCTTACCCCAGCAGCTACGGAAACCAAAAGCTTCTTCTTTGATAGCAACGGCCTTAGCTTCGAGACGGCTTCTTTAACTGCATCCCACAATCACACACTTATTAAGTAAACTAACAATTTTCACAAACTAAGCTTTTAACAGAGTCTTAGAATACAAACCAACTTGAGGTTTAACAGAGAAAACCACCACGTCACTGTCTTCAACTACCTGTttttcaatcaatcaatcaattattAACTCAATCCTAACAAAAACACATAAATACAAACACGTGGCGTGCATACGGAGTCGTTGTTAGGAAGAAGTTTGAGACCAAGAGATTGTAGTTGACTCCAACGGTCAGGATCGGAGTGGGAGGTAGAAATACGGTTAGGAGGCAGCACACCGGATTGTATCACACCTTTAGCTACACTCTCAGCCATTTTTCCAGCTCCGATGAATCCAAGCTTGAATGTATCCATCGATATCGGAGCTAATGCCTCCATTTTTGCCAAACTCGACGCTTCTTTCTTACTTGTCGTTTTGGTTTTGCTACTGATTGGAGTAGGAGAAGATCTTTATTAGAGAAAGGGGATGACTCATGACCCGTTACATATTTGTCTCTACCCGGTAATTTACATGTTGaataatgattataattatttTTGAGTCATCAAGTATTGAAAAACTTACGATTTAGTCCTCATAATAAAAATGTTCCATTTTTTTCGATCAAATTATCTCTGTTGTTTACGACATCTTGGTTAGGTCAGGCACTCAGGTGTAAAAATTTATATATGTACAAATCGGCCTACGTGAAATTAATTTAAGTGGAAAAgagcttacaaaaaaaaaaaaaaaaaagagaaagagCTGTAATTAATCTATTGAACCGGTGATAAAATAATGCGTTGAATAAAAATTTGATTTTAAGCTGGAACTATATATCAAACAATTAAAATCACTGGGATTTATCTTGGATTTCAACATCTCGTCTCTTAACTTATAGGTCGAGCGTTCAATCTCTGATCTTCGTGAATATAAAAAACTCTCGACTGTTGGAAGACCTAAAAAGAATATATCAAACATTTAAAACCAAATAAAACCATTGAATATTGAAAAGGATTTGATTTTCTTGGAATTTGTTCGTAATATTGAAATttgaaaaatagaaagaaaaagaagaatcctTTGAAGTTTCTCAATTCAGAAAGTTCCTCGATGTACAGATAAAAAGGATCTCATGAAAAATGCGATTTTTAAGCTATAGTTAGTTTATTTTGTTCTTTAGTTAATTTCAAGAGGATTGATGAAGGAAGATATGATGATGTAATTAATAATTGAAGATAGGGAAATTTCATTAATCTCTGAAATAGATCTCAAAATAAAGCAAACTTGATCGATCGTTATCTTAGTAACACCGATAATGTCAGTGGATGGTGACTTCTTCTTCTCGTGGAAAACTTTGTAGCAAAAAAATCCATAATCTTCGTTATGATAGATTTTATCGATCATTTTACCGGTTTTATTACCGGTTGAAATGGGCTTAAGAAATAAGAAAATGACGAGAAGTAGTAAAGGAAGAAGTGCATTAGTTTGATGGAGAATTAATATTGGCCATATTGTTGT from Rutidosis leptorrhynchoides isolate AG116_Rl617_1_P2 unplaced genomic scaffold, CSIRO_AGI_Rlap_v1 contig386, whole genome shotgun sequence includes these protein-coding regions:
- the LOC139883349 gene encoding pyrroline-5-carboxylate reductase-like; amino-acid sequence: MEALAPISMDTFKLGFIGAGKMAESVAKGVIQSGVLPPNRISTSHSDPDRWSQLQSLGLKLLPNNDSVVEDSDVVVFSVKPQVVKEAVSKLRPLLSKKKLLVSVAAGVRLKDLEEWAGHGRFIRVMPNTPAAVGKAASVMSLGSAATEEDGELIAKLFGSIGKIWKANDKLFDAVTGVSGSGPAYIFLAIEALADGGVAAGLPRDLALGLASQTVLGAAAMVTKSGKHPGQLKDDVASPGGTTIAGIHELEKGGFRATIMNAVVAAAKRGQELSQANSSIATHEWKMVRVSRRNIILESSARNIDKEIRNCMSELLQFDVFDHHVILWSRHHSNKWQWHVDMEGIDSIKWFDSTRSQPSFDHVFEFRRKIEGVQSLFRGIESSKGCYDPLLVSIGPYHYKKPEFTEGSRIKIKMTNQFVQDSGRPIKDMYDKMVQEIEDASREYYPRAA